A genome region from Ottowia testudinis includes the following:
- a CDS encoding DUF4400 domain-containing protein, producing MIRIIAVAALTLLLVFVLYLPAANPPERFLNQIHSEHKLNTATWSEARAVLILERTLSMNQALSAASPVPTSAQAPGTDRMAEAVAQEMARVNQRFFGNTYFRSIDAQLLLATYRLSALIEWLPLQAFVIIATVIDGFVVRILRAKQFKPHDPEWFALHASAFVLMACASIVAFVTPITIAPALLAMLPVSGAFFLSRVVANFHRHG from the coding sequence ATGATCCGCATCATTGCTGTCGCGGCCCTGACCCTGCTGCTGGTCTTCGTGCTGTATCTGCCGGCCGCGAATCCTCCCGAGCGCTTCCTGAACCAGATCCACAGCGAACACAAGCTCAACACGGCAACGTGGAGCGAGGCGCGCGCAGTGCTCATCCTCGAGCGCACGCTCTCGATGAACCAGGCCCTGAGCGCCGCCAGCCCGGTACCAACCTCGGCACAAGCGCCCGGCACGGACCGCATGGCTGAAGCCGTCGCCCAGGAAATGGCTCGCGTCAATCAGCGCTTCTTTGGCAACACCTACTTCCGCTCGATCGATGCCCAACTGCTACTTGCGACCTACCGGCTCTCGGCGCTGATCGAGTGGCTGCCTCTGCAGGCATTCGTCATCATTGCCACTGTGATCGACGGCTTCGTCGTCCGCATCCTGCGTGCCAAGCAGTTCAAGCCGCACGATCCGGAGTGGTTCGCCCTCCACGCCAGCGCCTTCGTTCTGATGGCGTGTGCAAGCATCGTCGCGTTCGTAACCCCGATCACCATTGCCCCTGCACTGCTGGCCATGCTGCCGGTTTCCGGCGCATTCTTCCTGAGCAGGGTGGTGGCGAATTTCCATCGCCACGGCTGA
- a CDS encoding sigma-70 family RNA polymerase sigma factor produces the protein MSALDPTLSPSVEALYCDHHDWLQGWLRRRLGNAADAADLAHDAFLRLLVTPRRFDGPPEARLYLRTMANGLCVDLWRRRQVEAAWLEALAAQPESFAPSSEQQAIVLQTLQDIDAMLQGISPKAARAFVLAVGCEMTDKEVAAELGVSTRMVRKYVAQAMLLCMQMEAHHNVRG, from the coding sequence GTGAGCGCGCTCGACCCAACGCTTTCTCCCTCCGTGGAGGCCCTCTACTGCGACCACCATGACTGGTTGCAGGGATGGTTGCGCCGCCGCCTGGGCAATGCCGCGGATGCCGCCGACCTCGCGCACGACGCCTTCCTGCGCTTGCTGGTGACGCCCCGGCGCTTTGACGGTCCGCCCGAGGCGCGGCTCTACCTGCGCACCATGGCCAATGGTCTGTGCGTCGATCTCTGGCGTCGCCGTCAGGTCGAAGCGGCTTGGCTCGAAGCGCTGGCAGCCCAGCCCGAATCGTTCGCTCCTTCGTCCGAGCAGCAGGCCATCGTCCTGCAAACCCTGCAGGACATCGACGCCATGCTGCAAGGCATCTCGCCCAAGGCCGCTCGAGCCTTTGTGCTGGCGGTGGGTTGCGAGATGACCGACAAGGAAGTTGCCGCCGAGTTGGGCGTCTCCACCCGCATGGTGCGCAAGTATGTGGCGCAGGCCATGCTGCTGTGCATGCAGATGGAGGCGCATCACAATGTCCGCGGCTGA
- a CDS encoding ABC transporter ATP-binding protein, which translates to MIRELMQAGFRLSGERDPRLVHGLAWAVVEGLLAAAPYPLLYLLLRAVFGGTATPGTALAIGLALAACVALRIAAARVGMPLVFGGAYAMMGQARLRVADHLRRLPMGWFARQRGGDLGARLTSDLELVENLWSHFLGIFVSGLAMPAFLALFLFWLDWRLALVMLAGIPLALLALAWTQRAAARSGARLMAASAAAQSALLEYVQGIGVIRGFGRFGEAFRRLEAALDEHHAAMLAAEIKPAPWLVAYGFLLETGYVSLVLAGSWWLAAGTLAPQVLVAFLVLALPVYRQLFEVGLSTVLLRFARRALARIEQVLAQPALPEPAQPRVPQGYAITFEDARFAYDGAPVLDGMSCEIPANGLTAVVGPSGAGKSTLVHLIARLWDVQGGSIRLGGADLREIGTDALHRHVAMVFQDVLLFSGTVLDNLRIGRPGASREQAIEAARRAQAHGFIMALPQGYDTVLDEGGASLSGGERQRISIARALLKDAPVLLLDEATASVDPSAEAEIQRAITELAKGRTVVAIAHRLASVRHADRILVLDQGKLVEQGRHADLIERGGLYARLWAAQQQARDWELTISNRKGD; encoded by the coding sequence ATGATCCGCGAACTGATGCAGGCGGGCTTCCGCCTCTCGGGCGAGCGCGATCCGCGCCTGGTGCACGGGCTGGCCTGGGCTGTCGTGGAAGGGCTGCTGGCCGCCGCCCCGTACCCGCTGCTGTACCTGCTGCTGCGCGCGGTGTTCGGCGGCACGGCCACGCCGGGCACGGCGCTGGCAATAGGTCTGGCGCTGGCCGCCTGCGTGGCGCTGCGCATCGCGGCGGCGCGCGTGGGCATGCCGCTGGTGTTCGGCGGCGCCTACGCGATGATGGGCCAGGCGCGGCTGCGCGTGGCCGATCACCTGCGGCGGCTGCCGATGGGCTGGTTCGCCCGCCAGCGCGGCGGCGACCTGGGCGCGCGGCTGACTTCCGACCTCGAACTGGTCGAAAACCTGTGGTCGCACTTCCTCGGCATCTTCGTATCGGGGCTGGCGATGCCGGCCTTCCTGGCGCTGTTCCTGTTCTGGCTGGACTGGCGGCTGGCGCTGGTGATGCTGGCGGGCATCCCGCTGGCGTTGCTCGCGCTGGCCTGGACGCAGCGCGCCGCCGCTCGCTCCGGTGCGCGCCTGATGGCTGCCAGCGCGGCGGCCCAGTCCGCGCTGCTGGAATACGTGCAGGGCATCGGCGTGATCCGGGGCTTCGGCCGCTTCGGCGAAGCCTTCCGCCGCCTGGAGGCGGCGCTGGACGAACACCATGCCGCGATGTTGGCCGCCGAGATCAAGCCCGCCCCCTGGCTGGTGGCCTACGGTTTCCTGCTGGAGACGGGCTACGTCAGCCTGGTGCTGGCAGGCAGCTGGTGGCTGGCTGCGGGCACGCTCGCACCGCAGGTGCTGGTCGCCTTCCTGGTGCTGGCGCTGCCCGTATACCGGCAGTTGTTCGAGGTGGGGCTGTCCACCGTGCTGCTGCGCTTCGCGCGCCGCGCGCTCGCGCGCATCGAGCAGGTATTGGCCCAACCCGCGCTGCCGGAGCCCGCGCAGCCGCGCGTGCCTCAGGGTTACGCCATCACGTTCGAGGACGCGCGCTTCGCCTACGACGGTGCGCCGGTGCTCGATGGCATGAGCTGCGAGATTCCTGCCAACGGCCTGACTGCCGTGGTCGGCCCCAGCGGCGCGGGCAAAAGCACGCTGGTGCACCTGATCGCGCGGCTGTGGGACGTGCAGGGCGGCAGCATCCGCCTGGGCGGCGCCGATCTGCGCGAGATCGGCACCGATGCGCTGCACCGGCACGTGGCCATGGTGTTCCAGGACGTGCTGCTGTTCTCCGGCACGGTGCTGGACAACCTGCGCATCGGCCGCCCCGGCGCAAGCCGCGAGCAGGCCATCGAGGCGGCCCGGCGCGCCCAGGCGCACGGCTTCATCATGGCGCTGCCGCAGGGCTACGACACCGTGCTCGACGAAGGCGGCGCGTCGCTTTCGGGCGGCGAGCGCCAGCGTATCTCCATCGCGCGGGCGCTGCTCAAGGACGCGCCGGTGCTGCTGCTGGACGAGGCCACGGCCAGCGTCGATCCGTCCGCCGAAGCGGAGATCCAGCGGGCCATCACGGAACTGGCCAAGGGTCGCACCGTAGTGGCCATCGCTCACCGGCTCGCCAGCGTGCGCCATGCCGACCGCATCCTGGTGCTCGACCAGGGCAAGCTGGTGGAGCAGGGGCGGCATGCGGATCTGATCGAGCGCGGTGGGCTGTATGCGCGCCTGTGGGCGGCGCAGCAGCAGGCGCGTGATTGGGAGTTGACGATTTCAAACCGGAAAGGAGATTGA
- a CDS encoding FecR family protein encodes MSAAELPLPSAPSADTRDAKHRAMQEAAEWFALLRSGEAVHTDRAAWEAWLAASEAHRAAWGCVEQVSRRFEPIQSSVDPRSTVEVLQTARHHALRRRVLLGLATCGGTGLLSWAVWRHTPLPAMAMAWAADHRTSVGEVREVSLPDGTRVWLGSASAFDEDYQPGLRRLRLVTGDIFIETAADARRGFVVDTPQGRLRALGTRFNARLEEDGQTFVAVYEGAVEVRTATSGTTRVLRASEQTRFSGSGVEPPAQADPARESWTQGLLIAQDMPLGQVAAELARYRRGHLAVAPEVADLRVFGSFPLNDTDRALVMLSTVLPVQVRHTLPWWSSIEPKGKGAARSP; translated from the coding sequence ATGTCCGCGGCTGAACTGCCCCTCCCGTCAGCGCCCAGCGCAGACACGCGCGACGCCAAGCACCGGGCAATGCAGGAAGCAGCGGAATGGTTCGCGCTGCTGCGCTCTGGCGAAGCTGTCCACACTGATCGCGCGGCTTGGGAAGCCTGGCTGGCAGCCAGCGAAGCCCACCGCGCGGCTTGGGGCTGCGTCGAGCAGGTCAGCCGCCGCTTCGAGCCCATCCAGAGCAGCGTCGACCCGCGTTCCACCGTCGAAGTGCTGCAAACCGCGCGGCACCATGCGCTCCGGCGCCGCGTCCTGCTGGGTTTGGCAACTTGTGGTGGCACCGGGCTGCTGAGCTGGGCCGTATGGCGCCACACGCCGCTGCCCGCCATGGCCATGGCCTGGGCGGCCGACCACCGCACCAGCGTGGGCGAAGTGCGCGAAGTCTCCCTCCCCGACGGCACCCGCGTGTGGCTGGGCTCGGCCAGCGCATTCGACGAGGACTACCAGCCCGGCCTGCGCCGCCTGCGCTTGGTGACGGGTGACATCTTCATCGAGACGGCAGCCGATGCCCGCCGGGGCTTCGTGGTCGACACCCCTCAAGGACGCCTGCGCGCCCTGGGCACGCGCTTCAATGCGCGGCTGGAAGAAGACGGGCAGACCTTTGTCGCGGTCTATGAAGGCGCAGTCGAGGTGCGCACCGCCACCAGCGGCACCACCCGAGTCCTCCGGGCCAGTGAGCAGACCCGCTTCAGCGGCAGCGGTGTCGAGCCCCCCGCACAGGCCGACCCCGCCCGCGAATCATGGACCCAAGGCCTGCTGATCGCCCAGGACATGCCCCTGGGCCAGGTCGCGGCCGAACTGGCGCGCTACCGCCGCGGCCACCTGGCCGTCGCCCCCGAGGTCGCCGACCTGCGCGTGTTCGGCAGCTTTCCGCTGAACGACACAGACCGGGCGCTGGTCATGCTCTCCACCGTGCTGCCCGTCCAGGTGCGGCACACACTGCCCTGGTGGAGCAGCATTGAGCCCAAGGGTAAGGGAGCGGCTCGATCACCATGA
- a CDS encoding FecR/PupR family sigma factor regulator produces the protein MGDLGADPGATPTADRPSPNAPDALPEPAASSDPTDPIAARAIAWMVQLRSGEASAADHAAFDAWRRADPRHEAAATRMERALGRLNELPQGLAPRQAM, from the coding sequence GTGGGCGACCTTGGCGCCGATCCGGGCGCGACACCAACCGCCGACCGCCCCTCGCCGAACGCGCCTGACGCACTTCCCGAGCCGGCCGCTTCCTCCGACCCTACAGACCCCATCGCCGCCCGCGCCATTGCCTGGATGGTGCAACTGCGTTCCGGCGAAGCCAGCGCGGCCGACCACGCCGCCTTCGACGCCTGGCGCCGCGCCGATCCACGGCACGAAGCCGCCGCCACGCGCATGGAGCGTGCACTCGGCCGCCTGAACGAACTGCCGCAGGGGCTGGCACCCCGCCAAGCCATGTGA
- a CDS encoding IS3 family transposase (programmed frameshift): MSKSNKFSPEVRERAVRMVQEHRGEYPSLWAAIESIAPKIGCVPQTLYEWVKRVEVDTGVREGITTSEARRMKELEREVKELRRANEILKLASAFFAPGGARPPAQVLKDFIDKHRDAFGVEPLCKVLQVAPSAYRRHAALLREPHKRCIRAQRDDVLVPEIQRVWQANMQVYGADKVWRQLTREGVTVARCTVERLMRRLGLRGVMRGKVVRTTIGDARAPCPLDRVNRQFRAERPNQLWVSDFTYVSTWQGWLYVAFVIDVFARRIVGWRVSSSMRTDFVLDALEQALYARQPERDGSLVCHSDRGSQYVSIRYTERLAEAGIEPSVGSKGDSYDNALAETINGLYKAELIHRRAPWKTKEAVEFATLEWVSWFNHHRLLEPIGYIPPAEAEANYYRQLASQNTEVVA; encoded by the exons ATGAGCAAGTCGAACAAGTTCTCACCCGAGGTGCGTGAGCGGGCGGTGAGGATGGTGCAGGAACACCGGGGGGAGTACCCGTCGCTGTGGGCGGCCATCGAGTCCATCGCGCCGAAGATTGGATGCGTGCCGCAGACGCTGTACGAATGGGTCAAACGCGTCGAGGTCGACACTGGCGTGCGTGAAGGCATCACGACCAGTGAGGCCCGGCGGATGAAGGAGCTGGAGCGCGAGGTCAAGGAGCTGCGCCGGGCCAACGAGATATTGAAGCTGGCCAGCGCGTTTTTCGCCC CAGGCGGAGCTCGACCGCCGGCTCAAGTCCTGAAGGATTTCATCGACAAGCATCGCGATGCCTTCGGGGTCGAGCCGCTCTGCAAGGTCTTGCAGGTCGCCCCGTCGGCATATCGAAGGCATGCGGCGCTGCTGCGTGAGCCTCACAAACGCTGCATCCGGGCTCAGCGCGATGATGTGCTGGTCCCGGAGATTCAGCGCGTCTGGCAGGCCAACATGCAGGTCTACGGCGCCGACAAGGTGTGGCGGCAACTGACTCGCGAAGGCGTGACCGTGGCCCGCTGCACGGTCGAGCGATTGATGCGCCGGCTGGGCCTGCGCGGCGTGATGCGCGGCAAGGTCGTGCGCACCACGATTGGCGATGCCAGGGCGCCATGTCCGCTGGACCGAGTGAATCGGCAGTTCCGTGCCGAGCGGCCGAACCAGTTGTGGGTCAGCGATTTCACGTACGTCTCGACCTGGCAGGGCTGGCTGTACGTGGCCTTCGTCATCGATGTGTTTGCCAGGCGCATCGTCGGCTGGCGAGTGAGCAGTTCGATGCGAACGGACTTCGTACTCGACGCGCTGGAGCAGGCTCTATATGCCCGGCAGCCGGAGCGCGATGGAAGCCTTGTTTGTCATTCGGACAGAGGGTCGCAGTACGTCAGCATTCGCTACACCGAACGACTGGCAGAAGCCGGCATCGAGCCGTCTGTGGGCAGCAAGGGCGACAGCTATGACAACGCCCTAGCCGAGACCATCAACGGCCTCTACAAGGCCGAGCTGATTCACCGCCGGGCGCCATGGAAAACCAAGGAGGCCGTGGAGTTCGCAACGCTCGAATGGGTGTCGTGGTTCAACCACCATCGCCTGCTCGAACCCATCGGGTATATCCCGCCTGCAGAGGCTGAGGCAAACTACTACCGGCAACTCGCCAGTCAGAACACCGAGGTGGTGGCCTGA
- a CDS encoding sigma-70 family RNA polymerase sigma factor, whose translation MSFSATGSPEAAALQQQIAGLYCDHHGWLHGWLRKKLGCTHRAADLAHDTFVRLLTSRMPARLDEPRAYLTTVARHVLLNHQRRQRLELAWAAELAQVPQEFAPSAEERAMALETLVAIDALLDGLSAKARRAFLLSQLDGLTYAEIAAEIGVSVSRVRQYIAEALTRCYAAL comes from the coding sequence ATGAGCTTCAGCGCCACAGGATCACCCGAGGCCGCCGCGCTCCAGCAGCAAATAGCCGGCCTCTACTGCGACCACCACGGTTGGCTGCACGGCTGGCTGCGCAAGAAGCTGGGCTGCACCCACCGCGCTGCCGATCTGGCGCACGACACCTTCGTGCGGCTGCTCACCTCCCGCATGCCGGCCCGGCTGGACGAGCCTCGCGCCTACCTGACCACCGTGGCCCGGCATGTGCTGCTTAACCATCAGCGACGCCAGCGGCTCGAGCTTGCTTGGGCGGCCGAACTGGCCCAGGTGCCGCAGGAGTTTGCGCCCTCCGCCGAAGAGCGGGCCATGGCGCTGGAAACCCTGGTGGCCATCGATGCCTTGCTCGACGGCCTGTCGGCCAAGGCGCGGCGTGCCTTTCTGCTCAGCCAGCTCGACGGCCTGACCTACGCCGAGATCGCCGCCGAGATCGGCGTCTCCGTCAGTCGCGTGCGGCAGTACATCGCCGAAGCCCTCACGCGCTGCTACGCCGCGCTCTGA